TGGGTGTTGGGGGCCTTCGCGACACTGATGGTCGTGCTTTCGCTATCGATGTTTGGACTGTATGAGCTGCAGTTGCCCGCGGCCTGGCATCACCACCTGACGCAGGCTTCCAACCTGTTGAGCGGAGGGCAGGTGGCCGGGGCAGCAGTCATGGGGGCGCTGTCGGCGCTGATTGTCTCGCCGTGCGTGACGCCGGCGTTGGCGGGGGCGCTGGCCTATATCGCGCAGACCGGCAAGGCGACAGTGGGCGGTGCGGCATTGTTTTCCATGGCCATCGGCATGGGCGTGCCGCTGGTCCTCGTGGGCGTGGGTGCCGGCAACCTGTTGCCGCGCGCGGGCTATTGGCTGGTGGTGACCAAGGCTGTCTTCGGCTTCATTCTGCTGGGCGTCGCCTTGTGGATCGTGCAGCCGGTGCTGCCGGTCTGGCTGGCGATGGTTGCCTGGGCGGTACTGCTGATCGCGGCGGCCGTGTTTCTGCGCACCTTCGATTCCCTGCCTGCCGATGCCGGACCGCTGCCGCGCCTGGGCAAGGTGGTCGGGGTGGTGCTGGCCCTGGCGGGGGCCGTGCAACTGGTGGGCATGGCGGCGGGCGGGCGTGATCCGCTTCAGCCGCTGGCCGGGGTGATGCGCGCGTCGACGGGGGCCCAGGCAGATGCGCGTGGTGTGGTTTTCAGGCGCGTGAAAAACGTATCGGAAGTCGATGAGGCGGTCCGTGCCGCCAGTGCAACCGGCCGCCCGGTGATGCTCGATTTCTACGCAGACTGGTGTGTCAGCTGCAAGGAAATGGAGCGCCTGACCTTCACGGATGCGCGGGTGCGTGCCGCGCTGGCCGATGTGGTGCTCCTGCAGGCCGACGTGACGGCCGACAGCGCGGATGATCGGGCGTTGCTCAAGCGCTTCGGGCTGTTCGGTCCGCCTGCCACGGTCTTCTTCGATGCGCAGGGCAGCCAGGTGTCGGCGCGCGTGGTCGGCTTTGAGCGTGCCGAGACTTTCCTTGCCAGCCTGCGCCGCGCGTTTGGCGCGGTGCAGGCCAAGCCTTCGATCTGAACGGATCAGTCGCGCAGCAGGCGCGCGGCGTCCAGTGCGAAGTAGGTCAGGATGCCGTTGGCGCCGGCCCGCTTGAACGCCAGCAGCGATTCCAGCATGACTTTGTCGTGGTCCAGCCAGCCGTTCTGGGCGGCGGCCTTGAGCATCGCGTATTCGCCGCTGACCTGGTAGACGTAGGTCGGGAAGCGGAACTCGTCCTTCACGCGGCGCACGATGTCGAGGTATGGCATGCCCGGCTTGACCATCACCATGTCGGCGCCCTCGGCGATGTCCAGCGCCACTTCGCGCAGCGCCTCGTCGGAGTTGGCTGGGTCCATCTGGTAGGTCATCTTGTTGCTCTTTCCCAGGTTGGCCGCCGAACCCACCGCGTCGCGGAACGGGCCGTAGAACGCCGACGCATATTTGGCCGCGTAGGCCATGATGCGCGTGTAGATGTGATCCTCGTTCTCCAGCGCCAGGCGGATCGTACCGATGCGGCCGTCCATCATGTCCGACGGGGCGACGATGTCTACGCCGGCTTCGGCCTGCATCAGTGCCTGGCGCGTCAGGATGTCGACCGTTTCTTCGTTGAGCACGTAGCCGGTGTCATCGAGCACGCCGTCCTGGCCGTGGCTGGTGTACGGATCGAGCGCCACGTCGGTGAGAATGCCGAGCTCCGGGAAGCGTGCCTTGAGCGCCTTGACCGCGCGGGGGATCAGCCCGTTGGCATTGGTGGCTTCGATGCCATCCGGCGTCTTCAGGTTCGGCTCGATGACGGGGAAGAGCGCCAGCACCGGAATCCCGAGCTGCACGCATTGCTCGGCCACGCCCAGCAGCACATCGACGGAGACGCGCTCGACACCGGGCATCGACGGTACGGCCTGTCGCACGTTGGTGCCTTCCAGGATGAAGACCGGATAGATCAGGTCGTCGGCCGACAGGCGCGACTCGCGCATCATCCGGCGGGAGAAGTCGTCGCGGCGCATGCGACGCGGGCGGTGGTCGGGGAAGCTTGCGATCATGGCTGGCACATAGTGTGAAGTTTGAAAACTTTTGCGACGATTGTCCGTCCTATGCACGGACGCCGCATTGGCCCTTTCCTTGCGGTGTCCCCCGCGGCACCTCCCTGACGCGGGTTCCCATCGAGCGTTCGATGGGACGTTATCCCCGTTGCGCGTCTGGCGACGGGGTTTTTTTTGCCTGTTCGGCGTCGTCGGGCGACGGCGGCATGGCCTCGGGCAGGCACAGCCAACCCGCCACCGTGCGCTGGGCTTCTTCGATGCCGCGGCGCTTCAGGCTCGAGAACAGCTGCACCGTCAGCGATACGTCGCCTTCGATCTGCGTCCGG
The sequence above is drawn from the Ralstonia solanacearum K60 genome and encodes:
- the dsbD gene encoding protein-disulfide reductase DsbD; the encoded protein is MTLSAFLPLRRLLQLGMLLVAMATVVLPAHAADDFLPPEQAFRFSAVQVDGQTVEVKFAIADGYYMYRERLAVAADPATVTFAPLELPPGQVKFDETFNKDVETYRHALAFRVKARGDAAGPFSLIVTSQGCADQGVCYPPMKSRFRVEPALASPAAPVNPPDAAESSDVLGGRIASTLGGGNLGAIAALFFGLGLLLTFTPCVLPMLPILSAIVVGEHATRMRATAVSLAYVLGMAVVYTAVGIAAGLAGQGLQAALQNAWVLGAFATLMVVLSLSMFGLYELQLPAAWHHHLTQASNLLSGGQVAGAAVMGALSALIVSPCVTPALAGALAYIAQTGKATVGGAALFSMAIGMGVPLVLVGVGAGNLLPRAGYWLVVTKAVFGFILLGVALWIVQPVLPVWLAMVAWAVLLIAAAVFLRTFDSLPADAGPLPRLGKVVGVVLALAGAVQLVGMAAGGRDPLQPLAGVMRASTGAQADARGVVFRRVKNVSEVDEAVRAASATGRPVMLDFYADWCVSCKEMERLTFTDARVRAALADVVLLQADVTADSADDRALLKRFGLFGPPATVFFDAQGSQVSARVVGFERAETFLASLRRAFGAVQAKPSI
- the hemB gene encoding porphobilinogen synthase translates to MIASFPDHRPRRMRRDDFSRRMMRESRLSADDLIYPVFILEGTNVRQAVPSMPGVERVSVDVLLGVAEQCVQLGIPVLALFPVIEPNLKTPDGIEATNANGLIPRAVKALKARFPELGILTDVALDPYTSHGQDGVLDDTGYVLNEETVDILTRQALMQAEAGVDIVAPSDMMDGRIGTIRLALENEDHIYTRIMAYAAKYASAFYGPFRDAVGSAANLGKSNKMTYQMDPANSDEALREVALDIAEGADMVMVKPGMPYLDIVRRVKDEFRFPTYVYQVSGEYAMLKAAAQNGWLDHDKVMLESLLAFKRAGANGILTYFALDAARLLRD